The nucleotide sequence CCTGTCCTTGTTGAACTTTTTtgtgtttagagaaaaggcgaatcGGAGGCGACATGATgcatgtgtataaaattatgcatgacatggagaaagtggatagagaaacgtttttctccctctctcacaacactagaactgcGCAGTCTGAGGGGTCAATACTTTGCACTTCGGCCACATGCAACAGAGCCTTGGTGGGCACTTGATGCGACCAGCATGTCAAAGAAAAGGCTTCTAGCACTGCTGTCTTTCTGATTTGCTAGACTTCTGTGTGCAAGGAACAGGGACAGGGTGGAAAGTTTTGTCTGAAATCGCATTCCGTCAGGTGAGTCCTCACCTGCAATCTGGCGGTACGGCCCAGGCACAGGTTTGCTATCCCAGGTAGAACTAGGCCTTACACATTGCGTCATAACAAGGGTGGggggcctgtggccctccaagtgctgttagactccagctcccatcatccccctgACCATTTGCCTGGTTGACTGAGGCTGTTGGGACTtcgagtcctgcaacatctggaggactacaggtctCCTGCCTTAGAAAACTGAAAATATAAATGATCTAGGGCCTGTCCTCTTCTGCTTATTTGGATTAAATGAAGAATCCAGCTAGGTAGTATGGCAGCATAGCCTTCCTTTTTGGTGGCCCCAGTCTGCTCAAAGTGGtctcccatggctcagatgcgtgGCCCATGACTACCAGAAGCTGtacattcagtgttgtgggcacaagcctgtggaactccctcttgaTTGAGATTAAATAGGCAGTCTCCATGCTGAACTTCAGGCCCATGAGAAAGACTTTctttcagcagacattttaaagtagtgttcgagtttctgttttgtttgattttttgaattttgttctgtatggggTTATTTTATGTATGCTGCTTATAAATGCAAATGattcagtggtatataaatgtcagaaataaataaataaatatccctttATCTTGtcatttgcctcaggcagcagaatgtcttgggccagccctgcttgaCTTTATCACCTCCTTGTTTCAACAGGTCAAGGCTGGGTGGCTGAGAAGGAAGAGGACAGTGATGAAGTGACTCCCAGCATAGACAGTTCTGAACAACTGGATAAACTTGGGAAATTGTTaggaaaagcaaaaagaaaagtttttcagGTTCCTCAGCAGGAAGAGACTTTGGGAAACGAGCAAAACAAAGAAAAGCAAGAGAGAATTATTTCAGGAAAAGGCCTAAATAAGCTAGTTCTTTGTGCAGCTGGCAACAAAGACACTGTAAACAAGTGCAAGAGACAACTAATATGCGTCAAGTGTGGCAAAAGCTTCAGTAACAGCTCCAATCTTATTGCTCatgagagaatccacacaggCGAAAAACCCTACAAGTGCCTGAGCTGTGGGAAGAGCTTTGGTAAGAAATCGACTCTTATTGCTCACGAAAGAATCCACACAGAGGAGAAACCCTATGAATGCTTAGTGTGTGGAAGAAGCTTCAGCCAGACTTCAAGCCTTATCGCTCATGAGAGAATCCACACAGAAGAGAAGCCCTATGAGTGTTCAGAGTGTGGGAGGAACTTCAGTTTGAAATCGAGCCTGATTGCCCAcgagagaacccacacaggagagaagccctacaaGTGCTCggattgtgggaaaagcttcagccaGAAATCTGCCCTTATTGCACACGTGAGGACTCACAAAGGAGAAAAACCCTACACCTGCTCAgtctgtgggaagagcttcagccaGAGCTCAAACCTTATTGCACatgaaagaattcatacaggagagaaaccttacCAGTGTGCGGACTGTGGAAGAAGTTTCAACTGCAGCTCAAGTCTTATTAGGCACCAGAGGATCCACACGGAGGACAAACCATATGAATGTTCagactgtgggaaaagcttcagctgCAGCTCAAGCCTTATTAGACATCAGAGGactcacacaggagaaaaaccctaTGAATGTTCTGACTGTGGCAAAACCTTCAGTGTGAGCTCCCAACTTAGTGTGCATCAGAGAacccatacaggagagaagccatacGAATGCTCAgactgtgggaaaagctttaGTGTAAGATCGAGCCTTAATGCTCatgaaagaatccacacaggtaaGAAACCTTACAAATGTACAGACTGTCCCAAAAGTGTCTACTTGCGATCCAGTCTCAATGCACACAagagactgcacagaggagaaaAGCCGTACGACTGTGCAGAGTGTGGAAAAACCTTTCCTTGCAGCTCAAGCCTCCTTAGACATCAGAGaattcatacaggagagaaaccatacaaCTGTGCagactgtgggaaaagcttcactttGAGCTCAAACCTTATTACCCATCAGAGAACTcatacaggagaaaaaccatacCAGTGCCTGGATTGTGGCAAATTCTTCAGTGTGAGTTCACAGCTCAATGTACAccagagaacccacacaggagaaaagCCATATGAATGCTCAGACTGTAGCAAGAGCTTCACTTGTAGCTCAGGCCTTATTAGACATCAGAGGacccatacaggagagaaaccatatcagtgttcAGAGTGTGGGAAAAGATTCAACCTGAGTTCAAATCTTATTGCTCATCAGAAAACTCATACAGGAGATAAACCATATAAATGTGTGTATTGTGAGGAAAGTTTCTATACAAGGGCAAATTTTGTTGAGCATCATAAAGCCAGCCACATAGGAGCTACAGATATGAAAACAGATGACAACAAAGTTAATCATGACTCCCAGTCTATTAATTACCAAATAAACTATGTAGGATGGGATTGACAAAACTTACTGAGGAGAGCATAATATATTGGAAAGTTCTTTAGCCATACATcactggggctggtggaagttgtggtccaaagcTGGAAGACACTAGGTTGGCAAATGCTGCTGTAAGCCATTCTCTTGGATgtgtccaattttttttttaaaaaaaccatgttTCATTCTATATCTGACATGCTGAAAAGTGTGAAAAGGAATTATTTTACTTGATAATTTCAGATGTATCAGTTTCTAGACATCTAATAAAGGTTGTGGAaacggttttttttttttaaagggggcagGCTCTGGTCTTTTTATTAGAAACTTGTTTGGAAGTATCAAGAAACAGAATTTTCTGAACAGATTAGTGGAGTagggcaaggatgatcaggggactagaaacaaaaccttatgaggagaaattgaaagatctgggcatgtttagccttgagaagagaagactgaggggagataaagatagagctcttcaagtacttgaaaagttgtcacacggAGGAGAGCCAGAATGCAGTTCACAGAATAATGTGTTCGagctgtaggaagccagatttgggatgaacatcaggaaaaacttcctaattcttagagcagtaaaacaatggaaccaatgaccttggcaggaggtgggctctccatccctggaggcattcaagaggcagctggacagccacctgtcagggatgctttaagttagattcctgcgttgagcagggggttcgacTCGATATCtgtagaggccccttccaactctatgattctatgattggggggagggaaaggttgAAGTATCTCTATGAAAAATTGTTATGGGAACTTAAGGCACAGTCCCATAGTCCCTGGGAAGGCATCCCAGGGGCCATAGGAAtcaatgagagaactagaaaaggtcctcaaatgcaaagatgtatcaatgaacaccaaagtcattcagaccatggtattcctgatctctatgtatggatgtgaaagttggacagtgaaaaaagtggataagagaaaaatcaactcatttgaaatgtggttttggaggagagctttgtgcataccatggactgcgaaaaagacaaataattgggtgttagaacaaattaaacaggaactgtcactagaagctgaaatgatgagactgaggttatactttggacacatcatgagaagacatgagtcactagaaaagacaataatgctgggaaaaacagaagggagtagaaaaagaggaaggccaaacaagagatggattgattccataaaggaagccacatacctgaacttacaagatctgaacaggatggttcatgacagatgctcttggaggtcactgattcatagggtcgccataagtcgtaatcaacttgaaggcacataacaacaacaaattttattttgaaacactgaaattcaaaataaattattgtaaagtgactttggttttattttgggaaaagtttgtaaaaaacataaaaaatggaaatattgcttgcgtaagtattcagtTCCCACACATTAATAGTTGcgagagccacctttcgctgcaataactgctttaagtctttgggggtaggtatgtaccagctttgcacacagtgtcggagggattttggtccattcttcttggcagatttgctccaggtcatttaGGCTGGTTGGACATCTCTTGTGgaatgcaattttcaaagagcgccacagactctcaatgggattgagattaggactttgactaggccactgtaggacattcatatTTTTgctcttgagccactccagtgttgctttggccttgtgcttgggatcatttttctgctgaaaagtgaatttcctcccaagtttcagttttttagtggactgaagcaggtcctCTTACAGTATTTCCCtccattttgctccatccatgctTCTGTTTTAACAAGATGacaagtccctgctgatgagaagcatccccacagcatgatgcttgtCACCACcgtacttcactgtagggatggtgtgtcttgaggcatgggcagtgtgaggtttgcaccacacataacgctttgagttttggcccaaAAGCTCTACCTTGATCTCGTCTGGCCACAAAACCTTTttccacatcacagctggggcgctctcatgctttctggcaaactccagatgtgttttcagatggtactttttgagtcacagcttctttcttgctaccttcccatacaggccagtgttatgcagagctcttgatatgattGACAGGTGCAATATTACTTCACTCTGAATCGTTCCCTCTAGTTAGAAGGCTggaaggggcaggggggaggtttgcaaaagtacacCAAAACGTAAGGGAAAAAAACCTTAGTTGGGGGAACTCTGCAAAATTGCCCAGTTAGGATGGAGTATACTATAGAATGTTCATTGGCTGTTTTTCAGGTGGGAGAGACAGAAAatgggagaatggaatggaatggattgaatcgggtttcaggactggtcatggaacggaaacagccttggtcgctctggtagatgatatgtggagggcattggataggggtgaatacaccttccttgtcctcctggacctctcagcggctttcgataccgttgaccacggtatccttttaaatcgcctagagggattaggaataggaggcactgtcttgcagtggttccgttcctatctctcggataggcagcaacgggtggcattgggagatgaggtttcagacccttggcctcttcattgtggagtgccacagggttctatcctctctcccatgctattcaacatctgtgtgaaaccgctgggagcaatcatcaggagttttgggttgcagtgccatcagtacaccgatgacactcagctctatctctcctttaagtcctcaccggagttggctgtgaacaccatgtccaagtgcctgaaatccgtaagtggatggatgggagagaataggctgaagctgaaccccgacaagactgaggtattacttgtgggagataaaaggaaattaggaattactgacctgatgcttgatggagtaagtttgcccctgaaggaccaggtccgcagtcttggggtcatacttgactcccagctgtccatggaggctcagattacagcagtgagccgggcagcttggtatcaattacatctgatacggagactgcgtccctatcttcctgttcatctgctccctcaggtgatacatgccctggtctcctctcgcttagactactgcaatgcgctctgcgtggggttacccttgaaaacggtccagaaattacagctggtacagaatgcggcggcatgcttgattacgcatagccgtcgctgggagcatatcaccccagtgttattagatcttcactggttaccagttgtctaccgggcccaattcaaggtgttggtgttgacctttaaaaccctatacggtttcggcccagtatatctgaaggaacgcctccagaatcaccgattgtgccgcctgatgagatcagcctcgcaagaccttctctcggtcccaccggtgagaacagctaggctggtgcggaccagagagagggcattctctgttgtggcccccaccctctggaactccctcccttttgatctcagacatgctccctccttgtccagctatcgccgagccttgaagacctggctgttcaggcaggcctacaagattgggacagattaatttatgttata is from Rhineura floridana isolate rRhiFlo1 chromosome 3, rRhiFlo1.hap2, whole genome shotgun sequence and encodes:
- the LOC133381428 gene encoding zinc finger protein 883-like, producing MDGKQLSQGVEALGDRKEGNADPKTEPVLVEFKQGLGALPEEMSALGDELPGGKSQGWVAEKEEDSDEVTPSIDSSEQLDKLGKLLGKAKRKVFQVPQQEETLGNEQNKEKQERIISGKGLNKLVLCAAGNKDTVNKCKRQLICVKCGKSFSNSSNLIAHERIHTGEKPYKCLSCGKSFGKKSTLIAHERIHTEEKPYECLVCGRSFSQTSSLIAHERIHTEEKPYECSECGRNFSLKSSLIAHERTHTGEKPYKCSDCGKSFSQKSALIAHVRTHKGEKPYTCSVCGKSFSQSSNLIAHERIHTGEKPYQCADCGRSFNCSSSLIRHQRIHTEDKPYECSDCGKSFSCSSSLIRHQRTHTGEKPYECSDCGKTFSVSSQLSVHQRTHTGEKPYECSDCGKSFSVRSSLNAHERIHTGKKPYKCTDCPKSVYLRSSLNAHKRLHRGEKPYDCAECGKTFPCSSSLLRHQRIHTGEKPYNCADCGKSFTLSSNLITHQRTHTGEKPYQCLDCGKFFSVSSQLNVHQRTHTGEKPYECSDCSKSFTCSSGLIRHQRTHTGEKPYQCSECGKRFNLSSNLIAHQKTHTGDKPYKCVYCEESFYTRANFVEHHKASHIGATDMKTDDNKVNHDSQSINYQINYVGWD